TTGAAATTAAAGAAAAATTAGAACGAATTTTTATCGAAGTGAAATTTCAAGTGTAAAAAAAATAAAATTTGAAAGAAGCCTATAAAATTTTACAGACTCAAAAAAATTTAAAAAAAATTAGAATAAATTAGCATGATGCTAATCTATTTCATTGCATCTTTGACTCTGTCAAAGAGGCCTTTTTCAACATGTTTAATTTCATCACCGCTGACTTCGGCAAATTCGGTAAGTATCTTTTTCTGTTTTGAACTTAATTTTTTAGGAACAACAACTGTTACAGTAACGTACATATTTCCTCTACCGGAATGTCTAACAGAGTTCATTCCCTGTCCTCTTAATTTAAATACTGTTCCGCTTTGTGTTCCTGAAGGTATCTTAAATTCAACTTCTTTTCCTTCAATGGTAGGGATACTAATCAAATCACCTAAAGCCGCCTGCGGGAAACTTATTTGTTGGTCTAAATATAAGTGATCGCCTTCACGTGTGAAGTTTCTGTGTCCTTTGATATGTACTGTAACAATTAAATCTCCTTCAAGGCCTGGGGCTTCCCCGCAGTTTCCTTCGCCTGAAACTCTTAAATGGTTGCCTTCATCAACACCTTCTGGAATTTCAATTTTAATTGTTTTTGTTTTTCTTTTACTTCCTTTTCCGTGACAGTCTTCACAAGGGTCTGTAATTATTTTTCCGGTTCCTCCACATTCTCTACATGGTCTTACATTCACCATTTGGCCTAAGAATGTGTTGCTGACTTCTTTAATTTGACCTGTTCCTCCACATTTCGGACAGGTCTGAGGGTCAGAACCTGGCTTGGATTTGGAACCGTTACATGTTGGGCATAATTCACTTCTGGTAATCTTGATTTCTTTGTCACATCCGTTGAATGCTTCTTCTAAAGAGATTGGAACTTCAGTATAA
Above is a window of uncultured Methanobrevibacter sp. DNA encoding:
- the dnaJ gene encoding molecular chaperone DnaJ is translated as MADKRDYYEVLGVDKTADEKTIKKAYRKLARKYHPDVCDEPDAEDKFKEVSEAYAVLSDDEKRQRYDQFGHAGMDGFTAEDFYQNVNFDDIFQGFDIGNIFEMFGFGGGARNRGRTGPQRGSDIYTEVPISLEEAFNGCDKEIKITRSELCPTCNGSKSKPGSDPQTCPKCGGTGQIKEVSNTFLGQMVNVRPCRECGGTGKIITDPCEDCHGKGSKRKTKTIKIEIPEGVDEGNHLRVSGEGNCGEAPGLEGDLIVTVHIKGHRNFTREGDHLYLDQQISFPQAALGDLISIPTIEGKEVEFKIPSGTQSGTVFKLRGQGMNSVRHSGRGNMYVTVTVVVPKKLSSKQKKILTEFAEVSGDEIKHVEKGLFDRVKDAMK